The following are encoded together in the Poseidonibacter lekithochrous genome:
- a CDS encoding glyceraldehyde 3-phosphate dehydrogenase NAD-binding domain-containing protein, whose product MKTKILLNGVGRIGKAILKQLLQNDDFEILAINEINPYIDNIVYSINYDSTYGNMSDKFKVIDDNFIQNSKAKIKISNHKTLHDINLENIDIIIDASGVKDDLKAMKKLPVKAVFLTHPNANADINIVLGANEDNLDINTHKVISTSSCNATALLPALKLIDETKEIICGDIVTIHPLLNHQRVLDGSFIGSATRNVDYNFEFGRSSTQNIIPSKTTTIDACSYVLDKFNHDLISSNSLRVPTDTVGAINVTLFTKEKSSKEEIINLFEECEKTQKFPVVLNNYDPLVSSDFKQENKTTIIDHRYTDVKNGNMIKLLVWYDNEWGYASKTVDILKHYINKSNS is encoded by the coding sequence ATGAAAACAAAAATCCTATTAAATGGTGTTGGACGTATTGGTAAAGCTATTTTAAAACAGTTATTGCAAAATGATGATTTTGAAATACTTGCCATTAATGAAATCAATCCATATATTGACAATATTGTCTACTCAATCAACTATGATTCTACATATGGAAATATGTCTGATAAATTCAAAGTAATTGATGATAACTTTATACAAAACTCAAAAGCTAAAATCAAAATATCAAACCATAAAACACTACATGATATTAATCTTGAAAATATAGATATTATTATTGATGCTAGTGGAGTAAAAGATGATTTAAAAGCTATGAAAAAATTACCTGTAAAAGCTGTTTTCTTAACTCACCCAAATGCTAATGCTGATATAAATATAGTCCTTGGAGCAAATGAAGATAACCTAGATATCAATACTCATAAAGTTATATCAACAAGCTCATGTAATGCAACAGCACTATTACCAGCGCTTAAACTAATAGATGAAACAAAAGAGATTATATGTGGAGATATAGTAACTATTCATCCTTTACTTAATCACCAAAGAGTACTTGATGGAAGTTTTATAGGAAGTGCTACTAGAAATGTAGACTATAACTTTGAGTTTGGTAGGTCTTCAACTCAAAATATTATTCCAAGTAAAACAACAACTATTGATGCTTGTTCATACGTATTAGATAAATTTAACCATGATTTGATTTCATCTAATTCTCTAAGAGTTCCAACAGATACAGTAGGAGCTATTAATGTGACTTTATTTACAAAAGAAAAATCTTCTAAAGAAGAGATAATCAATCTTTTTGAAGAGTGTGAAAAAACTCAAAAGTTCCCCGTGGTTTTAAATAACTACGACCCTTTAGTATCAAGTGATTTTAAACAAGAGAATAAAACAACTATAATTGATCATAGATATACAGATGTAAAAAATGGCAATATGATTAAACTTCTTGTATGGTATGACAATGAATGGGGATATGCTTCTAAAACTGTAGATATTTTAAAGCATTATATAAATAAAAGTAACTCTTAA
- the purM gene encoding phosphoribosylformylglycinamidine cyclo-ligase — translation MATVSYKDAGVDIDAGNQFVENIKPHVKSTMIPGVLGGIGSFAGAFELPEGYKKPVILSGTDGVGTKLKLAIDAKQFDTVGIDLVAMCTNDLLCNFGEPLFFLDYYATAKLEVEEATDVVKGIAEGCIRSECALVGGETAEMPGMYKEGDFDLAGFCVGIAEKEELNRIERIAAGDTLIALPSSGVHSNGFSLVRKLLLEKLGMTLEDDFQGKPLKDVLLEPTRIYVKEFKANKENINALAHITGGGITENLPRVLPDNLKAVVKRDSIQVLPIFEFMAKHVELEEMYRTFNMGVGMVLVVNPANVDAVLANTDGYVIGEIAEGEKGVEFI, via the coding sequence ATGGCAACAGTTAGTTACAAAGATGCTGGTGTAGATATTGATGCAGGTAATCAGTTTGTAGAAAACATCAAACCACATGTTAAATCAACAATGATTCCAGGTGTATTAGGTGGTATTGGTTCATTTGCAGGTGCATTTGAATTACCAGAAGGTTACAAAAAACCAGTAATTTTATCAGGAACTGATGGAGTTGGTACAAAATTAAAATTAGCTATCGATGCTAAACAATTTGATACAGTTGGAATTGACTTAGTTGCAATGTGTACAAATGACTTATTATGTAACTTTGGAGAGCCATTATTCTTCTTAGATTATTATGCAACTGCAAAATTAGAAGTTGAAGAAGCTACTGATGTTGTTAAAGGTATTGCTGAGGGTTGTATCAGATCTGAGTGTGCTCTTGTTGGTGGTGAAACTGCTGAGATGCCAGGAATGTATAAAGAAGGTGACTTCGATTTAGCTGGTTTCTGTGTTGGAATTGCTGAAAAAGAAGAATTAAATAGAATCGAGCGAATCGCTGCTGGAGATACTTTAATTGCATTACCTTCTTCAGGTGTTCACTCAAATGGTTTCTCATTAGTTAGAAAATTATTATTAGAAAAATTAGGTATGACTTTAGAAGATGACTTCCAAGGTAAACCATTAAAAGATGTATTATTAGAACCAACTAGAATTTATGTAAAAGAATTCAAAGCTAATAAAGAAAACATCAATGCTTTAGCACACATCACTGGTGGTGGAATTACTGAAAACTTACCAAGAGTTTTACCAGATAATTTAAAAGCAGTTGTAAAAAGAGATTCTATTCAAGTATTACCAATCTTCGAATTCATGGCAAAACATGTAGAATTAGAAGAAATGTACAGAACATTCAATATGGGTGTTGGTATGGTACTTGTAGTTAATCCAGCAAATGTAGACGCAGTATTAGCTAATACTGATGGTTATGTTATTGGTGAAATTGCAGAGGGTGAAAAAGGTGTAGAGTTTATCTAA
- a CDS encoding YceI family protein, producing the protein MTKLVKLGLASILSAGALYAGTYNVDASHSNVGFKVKHLMISNVAGKFNTFTGKINYDEKTNTLKALEGKVEVNSIDTDNEKRDGHLKSADFFDASKYPTLTFKLDKIDDDKAYGVLTIKGISKNIELDFENNGTVTDPWGNKRVGLELNGKINRKDYGLNWNKALEAGGVVVGEKVKLNIAVEGILAK; encoded by the coding sequence ATGACAAAATTAGTAAAATTAGGATTAGCTTCAATTTTAAGTGCAGGTGCTTTATACGCAGGAACATACAATGTGGATGCAAGCCATTCAAATGTAGGATTTAAAGTAAAACATTTAATGATTTCAAATGTTGCAGGGAAGTTCAATACTTTTACTGGAAAAATCAACTACGATGAAAAGACAAATACGTTAAAAGCCTTAGAAGGAAAAGTAGAAGTTAATTCAATTGATACTGATAATGAAAAAAGAGACGGTCATTTAAAATCTGCTGATTTTTTTGATGCTTCAAAATATCCAACTTTAACATTCAAACTTGATAAAATTGATGATGATAAAGCTTATGGAGTACTTACAATAAAAGGTATTTCAAAAAATATTGAATTAGATTTTGAAAACAATGGAACAGTTACAGATCCATGGGGAAATAAAAGAGTTGGACTAGAATTAAATGGTAAAATTAATAGAAAAGATTATGGTCTTAACTGGAATAAAGCCTTAGAAGCTGGTGGCGTAGTTGTTGGTGAAAAAGTAAAATTAAACATCGCAGTAGAAGGAATCTTAGCTAAATAA
- a CDS encoding methyl-accepting chemotaxis protein has protein sequence MLKNINIKIKVLATILVSLFLLALAVGFISVNKSKDALMEKSYDSLTSSRDMKSEQIKNFFAQKIASINTLVKTKDVNELAYDMDSIEGQMNINAEGKFPVEEQLVKDITAPHEVFFGTYMKENAYENIYLINMETGQVVYAANKKSDYGENLKTGELKNSGLGEVWAKTMKTQKVSFADMRPYSPSNNEPAMFIGAPVLEDGDLTAILVFQLSVKQINKVMQFRKGYGNTQEDYLVGSDYLMRSDSFLSPSTHSLKASFSKPKTGSVKTQASKEAFAKKSETKLTIDYKGDKVLSAYSLIKIGDDLKWAIISEIDESEVIEIPNSIRNQIFIVSLIFLVSIMFVVYIVINKEVIKPLDRFQNGLIEFFKYLSKESSEVKLLEKTSNDEIGLMSDIVNENITKTKALMEEDTELINDVKRVVNLLKEGKIKQEVVKSTSNEGLEELKRIFNEMLEVMAKDVAVDLNKIDDALNSFQHLDFTHRIDNATGKTSLGLNSLAEIINEMLVENKSNGLSLARSSEVLLENVNNLNKNSNESAAALEETAAALEEITSNISTNTQNVVQMSQYAKQLNNSANEGEVLAGQTTSAMNAIDEQVSAINDAISVIDQIAFQTNILSLNAAVEAATAGEAGKGFAVVAQEVRNLASRSAEAANEIKTLVENATTKANDGKVIASKMIDGYGVLNENISKTIELISDVESASHEQKAGIEQINDAIGSLDHKTQENASISNKTKDVANETDSIAKVILKSADEKEFIE, from the coding sequence ATGTTAAAAAATATCAATATAAAAATTAAAGTATTAGCTACGATACTTGTTAGTTTGTTTTTATTAGCACTAGCTGTTGGATTTATATCTGTAAATAAATCAAAAGATGCACTAATGGAAAAAAGCTACGATTCATTAACTTCATCAAGAGATATGAAATCTGAACAAATCAAAAATTTCTTTGCACAAAAAATTGCTAGTATAAATACATTAGTAAAAACAAAAGATGTAAATGAATTAGCTTACGATATGGATAGTATCGAAGGGCAAATGAATATTAACGCAGAGGGAAAATTCCCAGTAGAAGAGCAGTTAGTAAAAGACATTACAGCCCCACATGAAGTATTCTTTGGAACATATATGAAAGAGAATGCTTATGAAAATATATATTTAATCAATATGGAAACAGGGCAGGTTGTATATGCTGCAAATAAAAAATCTGATTATGGTGAAAACCTAAAAACAGGGGAATTAAAAAATAGTGGTTTAGGTGAAGTTTGGGCTAAAACTATGAAAACTCAAAAAGTTAGTTTTGCGGATATGAGACCTTATTCTCCAAGTAACAATGAACCAGCTATGTTTATTGGAGCTCCTGTATTAGAAGATGGGGATTTAACTGCTATTTTAGTTTTCCAACTAAGTGTAAAACAAATAAATAAAGTAATGCAGTTTAGAAAAGGTTATGGAAACACACAAGAAGATTATTTAGTTGGAAGTGATTATTTAATGAGAAGTGATAGTTTTCTTTCTCCTTCAACACATAGTCTAAAAGCTTCATTTTCAAAACCAAAAACTGGTAGTGTAAAAACACAAGCTTCAAAAGAAGCCTTTGCTAAAAAATCAGAAACAAAACTAACAATAGATTATAAAGGGGATAAAGTATTATCAGCCTATAGTCTAATAAAAATTGGTGATGATTTAAAATGGGCTATTATCTCTGAGATTGATGAATCAGAAGTAATAGAGATTCCAAATAGTATTAGAAATCAGATTTTTATAGTTTCATTAATATTCTTAGTATCAATAATGTTTGTAGTTTATATTGTAATTAATAAAGAAGTAATCAAACCCCTAGATAGATTCCAAAATGGATTAATTGAGTTCTTTAAATACCTAAGTAAAGAATCAAGCGAAGTTAAACTACTAGAGAAAACATCAAATGATGAAATAGGTTTAATGTCTGATATTGTAAATGAGAATATTACAAAAACAAAAGCTCTAATGGAAGAAGATACAGAACTAATTAACGATGTTAAAAGAGTTGTAAATCTTCTAAAAGAGGGAAAAATCAAACAAGAAGTTGTTAAAAGTACAAGTAATGAAGGTTTAGAAGAGTTAAAAAGAATCTTTAATGAGATGTTAGAAGTTATGGCAAAAGATGTGGCAGTTGATTTAAATAAAATTGATGATGCTCTAAATAGTTTCCAACACCTAGACTTTACACATAGAATTGATAATGCTACTGGAAAAACATCTCTAGGATTAAATTCACTTGCTGAGATTATTAATGAGATGTTAGTTGAGAATAAATCAAATGGTTTATCACTAGCAAGAAGTAGCGAAGTACTATTAGAAAATGTGAATAACTTAAATAAGAATTCAAATGAATCAGCAGCAGCATTAGAAGAAACAGCAGCGGCTTTAGAAGAAATTACAAGTAATATTTCAACTAATACACAAAATGTAGTTCAAATGTCACAGTATGCTAAACAGTTAAATAATTCAGCAAATGAAGGGGAAGTATTAGCAGGACAAACTACAAGTGCTATGAATGCTATTGATGAGCAAGTAAGTGCTATTAATGATGCAATTTCTGTAATTGATCAGATTGCCTTCCAAACTAATATTCTTTCTCTAAATGCAGCCGTTGAAGCAGCAACAGCAGGTGAAGCTGGTAAAGGTTTTGCCGTAGTTGCACAAGAGGTAAGGAACTTAGCAAGTAGATCAGCAGAAGCAGCAAATGAAATTAAAACTTTAGTTGAAAATGCTACAACTAAAGCTAATGATGGAAAAGTTATAGCTTCTAAAATGATTGATGGGTATGGAGTTCTAAATGAAAATATATCAAAAACAATTGAACTTATCTCAGATGTAGAATCAGCTAGTCATGAACAAAAAGCAGGAATTGAACAAATCAATGATGCTATTGGTTCCCTAGATCATAAAACACAAGAGAATGCCTCAATTTCTAATAAAACAAAAGATGTAGCAAATGAAACAGACTCTATTGCAAAAGTGATTCTAAAAAGCGCAGATGAAAAAGAGTTTATAGAATAA
- a CDS encoding DODA-type extradiol aromatic ring-opening family dioxygenase: MNPSLFISHGAPNMILGNSFTKKNIKTFANTLEKPKYIIVVSAHWTTKDLKIINYETKGLMYDFYGFEDELYNYNYEINSQKNISLEIIKELEKQDINIEVDTTRNTYDHGVWSTLAMMYEELHIPVIQLSIPLNYSIEQLINLGEKLQVFKKDALIIGSGGLTHNLSDMSVLGEVKKYAKDFNDFVVEAMKSGNKQKLLEIKNLNTFYQNHPSPEHFLPLYIIYGSAINKKAKSFNHEITYTNLSMECFAFDMKTV, from the coding sequence ATGAACCCAAGTCTATTTATTTCACATGGAGCACCTAATATGATTTTAGGGAATTCATTTACAAAAAAAAATATAAAAACATTTGCAAATACATTAGAAAAACCAAAATATATTATTGTAGTTTCAGCCCATTGGACTACAAAAGATTTAAAAATTATAAATTATGAAACAAAAGGTTTAATGTATGATTTTTATGGCTTTGAAGATGAATTATATAATTACAATTATGAAATAAATAGCCAGAAGAACATCTCCTTAGAGATAATAAAAGAGTTAGAAAAACAAGATATTAACATAGAAGTTGATACAACTAGAAATACATATGATCATGGAGTTTGGAGTACATTAGCAATGATGTATGAAGAACTTCATATTCCTGTAATACAACTATCAATTCCTCTAAATTATTCAATTGAACAATTGATTAATTTAGGTGAAAAACTACAGGTTTTTAAAAAAGACGCATTAATTATAGGTAGTGGAGGATTAACACATAATTTATCAGATATGAGTGTTTTAGGAGAGGTGAAAAAGTATGCCAAGGATTTTAATGACTTTGTAGTAGAAGCTATGAAAAGTGGAAATAAACAAAAGTTACTTGAAATAAAAAACTTAAATACTTTTTATCAAAATCACCCTAGTCCTGAGCACTTTTTACCTCTATATATTATCTATGGAAGTGCTATAAATAAAAAAGCAAAATCATTCAACCATGAAATAACATATACAAATTTATCTATGGAATGTTTTGCTTTTGATATGAAAACCGTATAA
- a CDS encoding MarR family winged helix-turn-helix transcriptional regulator — translation MNTKSLKTYGKRTDKSMKTIVRLERIRLKFHNNMVNYLNDFDLTFNQFKVLEVLYHRGDLNIGSITKLTMSTPGNITVVVKNLKRDGWITTIADPEDKRASILTLTSKGEEVIEKVFPNHAKNLHNSLEVLSDEELDTLYALLNKVYKAN, via the coding sequence ATGAATACAAAATCACTTAAAACTTATGGAAAAAGAACAGATAAATCTATGAAAACAATCGTTAGATTAGAAAGAATTAGATTAAAATTTCATAACAACATGGTTAACTATTTAAACGACTTTGACTTAACATTTAATCAGTTTAAAGTACTTGAAGTGCTTTATCACAGAGGTGATTTAAATATTGGTTCAATTACAAAACTTACAATGAGTACTCCTGGAAATATAACAGTAGTAGTAAAAAATCTAAAAAGAGATGGATGGATTACAACTATTGCAGACCCAGAAGATAAAAGAGCTTCTATACTTACTCTTACAAGTAAGGGTGAAGAGGTAATTGAAAAAGTATTCCCAAATCATGCAAAAAATTTACATAACTCACTTGAAGTTTTAAGTGACGAAGAATTAGATACTTTATATGCCCTTCTAAATAAGGTTTATAAGGCCAATTAA
- the coaE gene encoding dephospho-CoA kinase (Dephospho-CoA kinase (CoaE) performs the final step in coenzyme A biosynthesis.): protein MNSDLFKNAIALTGGISTGKSTVCNLFKLHGFLTIDADEIAHKLLDENSHQIAIMFGEEYVENGKVLRKKLGPIIFSNEENKLKLEALLHPLIKDEIIEESKLYEAENKPYFIDIPLFFEKMHYPISKSLVIYTPKDIQVQRLMSRDKIDEAEALLKISNQMDIEEKKNLATLVIDNSLNLKNLQREVERILEEIT, encoded by the coding sequence ATGAATAGTGATTTATTTAAAAATGCAATAGCCTTAACAGGCGGAATTTCTACAGGTAAAAGTACAGTTTGTAACCTATTTAAACTTCACGGTTTTCTTACAATTGATGCGGATGAAATCGCACATAAACTATTAGATGAAAATTCTCATCAAATAGCGATTATGTTTGGAGAAGAGTATGTTGAAAACGGAAAGGTACTAAGAAAAAAACTGGGACCAATTATATTCTCAAATGAAGAAAACAAGCTAAAATTAGAAGCCTTACTTCATCCTTTAATTAAAGACGAGATTATAGAAGAATCAAAACTGTATGAAGCAGAAAACAAACCTTACTTTATTGATATACCTTTGTTTTTTGAAAAAATGCACTACCCTATTTCTAAATCTTTAGTAATCTATACACCAAAAGATATACAAGTACAAAGATTAATGTCTAGGGATAAAATAGATGAAGCAGAAGCTTTATTAAAAATATCTAACCAAATGGATATTGAAGAAAAAAAGAACCTAGCAACTTTAGTAATAGATAATTCTTTGAATTTAAAAAATTTACAAAGAGAAGTTGAAAGAATTTTAGAGGAAATAACATGA
- a CDS encoding multidrug effflux MFS transporter — protein MKTAQNHITLILLLAVLSSVTPLAVDAYLPSMPDIAQDLGVKINKIELTISIFLIFFALGQLSGGILSDRIGRKKIALFGLFGFCISSFALFFSNSLDTLYFFRATQAFFGAMATVNSAAIVRDLFHGKEAAKIFSAIASIMMIAPMIAPALGSLVITFFTWNYIFLFLGIYSLIVMIIIYFKLPLTGIKSKTKIKEAYKKVLTHKQAMGYILSVAFGFSGMFIFIEKSSFIYMEYFLISKEYFPLFFGANVLMMIILTKVSMKLIQTIETKKVLKFGIILQLISGLALVGFSFDASIYTIFASMVLYVGSLGFIFGNAMALALDYFKEDSGVANSVIGVSEFTIAGIIGFLASLVHSETLTPVFLMMVATSLLALISLRLSK, from the coding sequence TTGAAAACAGCACAAAATCACATAACACTTATTTTACTATTAGCTGTTTTATCTTCAGTTACACCACTTGCCGTGGATGCATACTTGCCATCAATGCCAGATATTGCCCAAGACTTGGGTGTAAAAATAAATAAAATAGAATTAACAATTAGTATTTTCTTAATATTTTTTGCTCTTGGACAATTAAGTGGAGGAATATTATCAGATAGAATAGGACGAAAGAAAATAGCACTTTTTGGTTTATTTGGTTTTTGTATCTCTAGTTTTGCTCTATTTTTCTCAAACTCATTAGATACTTTGTATTTCTTTCGAGCTACACAAGCCTTTTTTGGAGCAATGGCTACAGTTAATTCAGCTGCAATTGTAAGGGATTTATTCCATGGAAAAGAGGCTGCTAAGATATTCTCAGCAATTGCTTCGATTATGATGATAGCACCTATGATTGCTCCTGCATTAGGCTCATTAGTGATTACATTTTTTACTTGGAATTATATATTTTTATTTTTAGGGATATATTCACTTATTGTAATGATTATAATTTATTTTAAATTACCACTTACGGGAATTAAAAGTAAAACAAAAATTAAAGAAGCATATAAAAAAGTATTAACTCATAAACAAGCTATGGGATATATACTTTCAGTTGCTTTTGGTTTTTCTGGAATGTTTATATTTATTGAAAAAAGTTCTTTTATTTATATGGAATACTTCTTAATCTCAAAAGAGTATTTCCCACTGTTTTTTGGTGCAAATGTTTTAATGATGATTATTCTTACAAAAGTTAGTATGAAACTTATTCAAACTATTGAGACTAAAAAGGTTTTAAAGTTTGGAATTATTCTACAGCTAATATCTGGACTTGCTTTGGTTGGCTTCTCTTTTGATGCTTCTATTTATACTATTTTTGCATCTATGGTTTTATATGTAGGTTCACTTGGATTTATTTTTGGAAATGCAATGGCTTTAGCCTTGGATTATTTCAAAGAAGATTCAGGGGTTGCTAACTCTGTTATTGGAGTTAGTGAATTTACAATTGCTGGAATTATTGGATTTTTAGCTTCTCTTGTTCATAGTGAGACTTTGACACCAGTATTTTTAATGATGGTAGCAACATCTCTTTTAGCTCTTATTTCATTAAGACTTAGTAAATAA
- the dapF gene encoding diaminopimelate epimerase, with translation MTYTKYSASGNDFVIFHTFKEEDFSSDAVKLCNRTEGIGADGFVALVPSSEADFKWLFYNSDGSHAAMCGNATRAVAHYAYNNGLASTSMKFLTEAGLIESVVDGNIVETQMTEPVLIKETFEQEGLTWYLIDTGVPHLVTLVDDLNSYDHDLCAKMRYEHNANVNFAKVEENGIKVRTYERGVEGETLACGTGMVACFLRANELGLVENSSLLYPKSNEELTVSKIGGKLYFKGAVKKVFTATI, from the coding sequence ATGACATATACAAAATATTCTGCAAGTGGAAATGACTTTGTAATTTTTCATACTTTTAAAGAAGAAGATTTTTCAAGTGATGCTGTAAAACTTTGTAATAGAACAGAAGGAATTGGTGCTGATGGTTTTGTAGCCTTAGTTCCAAGCTCTGAAGCTGATTTTAAATGGCTTTTTTATAACTCAGATGGTAGCCATGCAGCAATGTGTGGAAATGCAACTAGAGCAGTAGCACATTATGCTTATAATAATGGATTAGCATCTACTTCAATGAAATTCTTAACAGAAGCTGGGTTAATTGAATCTGTAGTAGATGGTAATATTGTTGAAACACAAATGACTGAACCTGTACTAATCAAAGAGACTTTTGAACAAGAGGGATTAACTTGGTATTTAATAGATACAGGTGTTCCTCACTTAGTTACATTAGTAGATGATTTAAACTCATATGATCACGACTTATGTGCAAAAATGAGATATGAACATAACGCAAATGTAAACTTCGCAAAAGTTGAAGAGAATGGAATCAAAGTTAGAACTTATGAAAGAGGAGTTGAAGGTGAAACTTTGGCTTGTGGTACTGGAATGGTAGCATGTTTCTTAAGAGCTAATGAATTAGGTTTAGTAGAAAATAGCTCATTACTTTATCCAAAAAGTAATGAAGAATTAACTGTTTCTAAAATAGGTGGTAAGCTTTATTTTAAAGGTGCCGTTAAAAAAGTATTTACAGCAACTATTTAA
- a CDS encoding spermidine synthase: protein MKNNNAFNEMMVHLPLCTHKEASNVLIIGSADEDLKAQAAKHNKDSNVEFGDASLLTSKNEKNIDVIILTDVKLDELLLANIDRVLKDDGLISFPSASFSKDEEKLKADLKLAGEKFWIAMPFKFGHSTSILASKKYHPTADLVLQRSDFLDDLNYYTSEIHNASFVYPASEYKTLTGIAKR, encoded by the coding sequence ATGAAAAACAATAATGCATTCAACGAAATGATGGTTCACTTACCATTATGTACACATAAAGAAGCTTCTAATGTATTAATTATTGGAAGTGCTGATGAAGATTTAAAAGCACAGGCTGCTAAGCATAATAAAGATTCAAACGTAGAGTTTGGAGATGCATCACTATTAACATCTAAAAATGAAAAAAATATTGACGTTATAATTTTAACAGATGTTAAACTTGATGAATTACTATTAGCAAATATTGATAGAGTATTAAAAGATGACGGTTTAATTTCATTCCCATCTGCTTCTTTCTCTAAAGATGAAGAAAAATTAAAAGCTGATTTAAAATTAGCTGGTGAGAAATTCTGGATTGCAATGCCATTCAAATTTGGTCATTCAACTTCAATTTTAGCATCAAAAAAATACCATCCAACAGCAGACTTAGTATTACAAAGATCTGACTTCTTAGATGATTTAAATTACTATACATCTGAGATCCATAATGCATCATTTGTTTACCCAGCAAGTGAGTACAAAACATTAACTGGTATCGCTAAAAGATAA
- a CDS encoding pirin family protein — protein sequence MLKKLNKENMGTSNLGWLESRFHFSFAEYRNPANINFGVLRVLNDDIIHANGGFGTHPHENMEIISYITQGEIKHKDSMGNEEILKSGEVQYLSAGDGIYHSEYNASSTEDLKLLQIWIVPPKRGLERLYGSHRYTREQKENKLLNIVSSQEGNAQIKIHQDVNFYVSLLEENKSLDYKIQKDRQVYFVQISGTSAINGIDLNDGDAMEIVDEENLNIQAINDSHFLFIEMKKA from the coding sequence ATGTTAAAAAAACTAAATAAAGAAAATATGGGAACATCAAATCTTGGCTGGTTAGAGAGTCGTTTTCATTTCTCTTTTGCAGAATATAGAAACCCAGCTAATATTAATTTTGGAGTTTTAAGAGTTCTAAATGATGATATTATTCACGCAAATGGTGGCTTTGGCACACACCCACATGAGAATATGGAAATCATTTCATATATTACTCAAGGTGAGATAAAACACAAAGACTCTATGGGAAATGAAGAGATTTTAAAAAGTGGAGAAGTTCAGTACTTAAGCGCAGGTGATGGAATCTATCATAGTGAATATAATGCAAGCTCAACTGAAGATTTAAAACTATTACAAATTTGGATTGTTCCTCCTAAGAGAGGACTTGAGAGACTTTATGGTTCACACAGATACACAAGAGAGCAAAAAGAGAATAAACTTCTAAACATTGTCTCTTCACAAGAAGGAAATGCTCAAATTAAAATCCATCAGGATGTGAACTTTTATGTTAGTTTATTAGAGGAAAATAAAAGTTTAGATTATAAGATACAAAAGGATAGACAAGTGTACTTTGTACAAATATCTGGAACCTCAGCAATAAATGGCATAGACTTAAATGACGGGGATGCAATGGAAATTGTGGATGAAGAAAATCTAAATATTCAAGCTATAAATGATTCACATTTTTTATTTATTGAGATGAAAAAAGCCTAA
- a CDS encoding NADPH-dependent FMN reductase, translating into MYLIFVASLNENMKLANTLQGQLKELGKESQIINLVDLDLPMYDSFKEEHDGIPKKIGTLIEDMKNASAYVFVSPEYNFSLPPVLVNTVAWISRVGDDFREVFTLKPIQLATHSGGGGSDVSNAMRSQFSKLGSLVMPREIITTYQSPLRVESSKRILEQFVQVAK; encoded by the coding sequence ATGTATTTAATATTTGTAGCAAGTTTAAATGAAAATATGAAGTTAGCAAACACTCTTCAAGGTCAATTAAAAGAGTTAGGAAAAGAGAGTCAAATAATTAATTTAGTTGATTTAGACCTTCCTATGTATGACTCTTTTAAAGAAGAACATGATGGCATTCCAAAGAAAATAGGAACTTTAATAGAAGATATGAAAAATGCTTCAGCATATGTATTTGTGTCTCCTGAATACAACTTCTCACTACCTCCAGTACTTGTAAATACAGTAGCTTGGATTTCAAGAGTTGGAGATGATTTTAGAGAAGTATTTACATTAAAACCAATCCAGTTAGCAACACACTCAGGTGGTGGGGGAAGTGATGTAAGTAATGCAATGAGAAGTCAGTTTTCAAAATTAGGTTCACTTGTAATGCCAAGAGAAATTATCACAACATATCAAAGCCCTTTAAGAGTTGAAAGTTCTAAAAGAATTTTAGAACAATTTGTACAAGTGGCAAAATAA